AACTGAATCTTTCATGCAGGAAGTGGCTTGCACAGTGATAAATCCTACTGGTTGAACTGACTTGTTCTCCTATGCACTAATAAACCTGTGTCAACAATCGACAAGGCAGGTTTTCAAGAGGAGAATATGCACAATTCCTAAAAGAAAAAAATAACAGCACATGGTGATAAAAGGGAGATTACACAGGAACAGAACAATTCTTCTGAGAAATGTTGTCAGGTGTCTGGGTTAATACAGCACCAAACAACTTCATTACATTTTCACTGACTCCTGTTCTCCATCAACACTCCCCAGTGTGTAAGTATAGTTGTGCAACAAATCCCTATCTTTGTTCTGGGATCGATTCACGGGAGACGGCCCAGTTTCATTGATCAGTTCTATACTAAAGGTGGCCAATGATAGGTGTAGCCCGCAGCTATCATGCCGAATGCTTACCCAAAATGAAATGAAAGTCTGTTACAAATAAAGATACGAGGCAGGGCCAACACTGACTTACAATTTGAGGTGCATTGAACCGATCTGACCAGCACAGGTGCCTTTTCAAATGAAAACTACTAAGTTAGTACTCTTACATAAAAAAATGTCACGTTAGCCACCAAGCATCCAAATCCATCAAAGAAAAGACCAACATCCATTTGCACCATTTGTCACAGGTGCAAAGGTTGGCTTTTATTTGCCATAAAGCTTGGCTCTTGGATTGGAAAGTTGGATGGGGACAAATCCAATTGCATAAGTTTAGACAAGAATGCAGGGACTTGGTAAGTGTTCCCCACAAGACAGAGAACTGCAAGCTTAAAGTTGGTTAGGATAGGGAGCAATTCAATAGTCATTCACAAATTATCTTGAAGCAGCCCCTACAATGTGAAGAAATGCGAGAAGGATGCGATGCACCAAAAATACTTCCACCCTGCACCCCTTCCTCTGAACCAGCAGAACGCTTCTCCCCTTGTAACCTTGGCTCCCTCCCTGCTCTCATTTTTGTTACTGTGGCAGAGCAAGGCGGTGGGTCTGGGGCACACATTGAGGACTGACGTACATAGAGGATGATTGCGAATCACCACAGTGTTTGAAGCTACACACACAGAGCACGTATAGAACATTTTTGATTTGCACCAAATACCGCAAAAGCTGAAAAAGAAAGTCACACAGTGAGTCAGTTAAATGGCCAATAGAATATCTGTAAAGAACAAAATGTTAAATTCCTCTTTTAACGAACATTTAAAACCTGCCACGTCTTAAATTAAAATATTCTGTTCCACCACACCAGTGGGATGTTCTTGCTTGGTTTAAGGAAGTTCATGGCACTGTATTGGAAACCAGCCTTGTGAAGTCAAGTGTCTTTTAGTCCAATCTTCTGGTCGTATCTCACAGAGTCCATCTAATGATGCACTTGGCCTGCTTTGGCCTTCCTTCCTGCCAGTACGAGTCAGTTCTGAGCGCTGGTTTTGTTGTCACAAGATCCTTGGTGCAGACCTGTCGTTGGTGACGGTCCTCCTGAGCTTAACTCCTCGGCGGATGGCAGTGAGCATGTCTTCGGGAGACTCGctgggagacagtgggggtggggggaggcccaGGTCTTCGTCGGAAGCGGGGAGCACCGAAGGAAATGGGAACTGTCCTTCACCAAGGGCCTGGGCGCTGGCGACCAGCTCGCCGATCTTCTCCACCAGGCTGTGGCGGTTGGCAGCCAGTTGTTGCTGCTCCTCGCTCGACAGGTGGCCGCCCGGGTAGACGGAGATCTCCAccgtccccccgcccccccaggcCGTGTTGGGCAGGCTCAGCCTCTTGGGCGAGGCCTTGGCAAGATCCAAGGCATTTGGTGAGGTATCATCGCTGAAGAagacgctctcctcactgcccacCCGTACTGGGACCTGGCCGTCTGGCACGGTGGGCGTCTTCACTGGCACGATGGGGGGGCGGATAGGGATGGGGCCCGCGCTGGACAGGGCTCGACGCACTGAGGGCTTGGTGGATGGAGTGCGCCTGATGGTGGCCACTCCCGGGGTGACCGAGGCGCTCTGCGCAGACCCCGTGGGCAGTCCAGCTGTCGAGGCGGGGCGCTTGGTCTGGAACATTCTCCGGTAGCTCTGTGTGATATCACTGTTCCGTGGGATGGTCGACGATCTGTCAAACTCACTTTGGTGATCACCCTCCGCATCGCCATTGACAGAGTAGCAATCGTAATCTGAAACTGGGCGTAAAAAGGCACGATTAATGCTTATTAATGCCAATGGCATCAGAGAAAATATTCAATGCAGAAGCTTTCTTTGGAATGCAATGGATAAAACAGAGACCAGATATACAGATTCCTAGGTTGGTCACTTGTTGTAAATGGAATACATGCTGGGCAAGGCTATGCTCATCAAATGCATCAATGAAACATTTGGATAGCTCCCTAACAATTGCCATGGAGGTCTCGCATCCAAGACACTATACAAATATAGCTCTGGAGAGATActgtatgaaaacaggcccttaggcccaatgtGTCTGTGACGACCATCAGCCACTCATCTACCCTAATACTACACTGATTGCAttgtttttattctccccacattcccgtcaactctccccagattctactCCTCATCTACACataaagggcaatttacagtagccaattaactaaactaaactaaactaccagtcTGCAtgttcttggaatgtgggaggaaatccttgTGAGTTTGAAGTCACACGTGCAAACTCTATATtgacagcaccagaggatcaaactcAAGttgttggtgctgtgaggcagtagctctattacCTGTGCTGAGTGCCGCACCATAAACAGCCAGATCAACAACTCCGCACTATGAGCACAGACCAGAACAAAAACAACTCAATGGGTAAGAtgtatttgccaagccaatttccTGACATTGaagtgaaagtggcaacacagggtgGATAGGATAATAAAGGTGTGGTTCCAGTGTGTGGTTCCAATTCTCTTGACATTTTATTTACATGATGAGTGTAGGCTGAGAGGCCCTTGTATGCATATCTTACGTAAGCTGAAGTAACCACTAATATATACAGTAACACCACCAGGAACCACTGTGATAATTAGAGCCGCCAGCACCCTTGCTTAGTTTTGACTGCTGGAACCATTAAAACACTATATCATTGCATCTTCTGAAATCAATTGTTTTATTCAAGGAAATTCACTGATCCTCTTCCTCCTGCTTCACAGTTAAAGGTTCAATCCCACCAGCTTGCAATTTATGGAAATTTATCTCAAATCCCTCAAGAAGATTTTGTTTAGAAAGTGCTTTCGCTCTTTTCTCACACTGCACTGGGAACAGTCTACCACACAATCAAAAATGAAACAACAAAATATTGTGGTCATTTACATGACACACTATTAGTGCATTAATTCCTGCAGCAACACATTAGTTTGCTCACTAAAGCAACATGTGCTCAACAAAGCAATGCACTGATGCGCAAGAGATAATTTCTATTGAGCATATTAATGCCGTCAGTTTATTAGCACATTTGTAAATTGACTTGAACAATCATGAATCTGTTAACATCAATGTGCTGATAAATTACAATATTCCTTGGCATAGTCATTAAAGTCATTGAGCATTGGGAAAGTTATTAAGCCCACAATGTAATTTGTAATATAGAGGAGATACTTCAATTCATATTTGGCAAGCTCCAATTTATCTCCCATAGGCATTGGCAGAAAACGGTAATTTGTCTGAGTCATATCACATGGAAAGTGAGCAATTAGGTCTCTGTATCTATGGTCTGGAATTGATGCGTAGCGTGATACTTGTGCAGAAGGTAAACACCTGGAAAGGGAGCACAGAGAGATCTCCTGACGGAAGTACCTTGGGAAGGAATAGTGTCTTCGGAGCAGGAGGGTGTGGTGGTTTGGGTACTGTAACCACTGGAGTACTGCAGAGAGTCACGGCTGCTCTTCTGGTGTTCTAAGCTCAGGCCCCGGGTCAGCACCATAGCCAGGTCACTGGCTGCTGTGGATATCTCCTCCCCATGCTGTTAAGGAAATGAGGCACAACAAATAGTTCTTTACTGTTCAATGCGGCAAATTGTACTGTAATATATGTTACTTTGTACTGTGACACATTGCTCCTTGTACCATAATATACTGTCCCTTGTACAGTGATAGTACGTTCACACTATATCGTAATATAATATACCTTGTTGTGAAATACTGATTATTGTATTGTGATACTCATCCCCTGATACAGTAATAAATTTACCTTACAGTTTAATATATTGTACCTTAGACTGTTACTTGTACCATATTATTTGTACTCTAGTGATATACGATACTCTGGACTATGACATAGTGTACTTGGTACTGTTACAATTGTattttgtactgtattgtactgtacctgGTATAGTAATATACCGTTCCCCATATACCAATAAACTGTACCTTGCACTGTAATAAACTGCACAGTGTATTGTAATACACCATGCCTTGTATGTAATATACTGTACCTTAGCAGCCAACGATGCTGCTGTTACACGAGACCTCTGCCCATCCTCGACGCTGATCCCCGGATAGACCATTGTTGCCGAGACGGCCTCTACTTCGCGGTAGCGTTCAGCTGCCTCCTTGCGTCTCTGTAAAGTGTTCACTACCGGCTGGTCATAGGGACCAGGCTTCGACCAGTCCTACAAAGTTGAGGCAAGCAGGCGGTGAATAGAAACATTAGTGTGGGGGCTGGGAGTTCAAAGCCCATGGAGAGGAGGGGAATTTCATCTGATTGAGATATTACAGCAAGGCAGCCAATTAAATACtaaagcaattctggatttgctTTAAGGTGGCTTATGAAAATAGCTCCAATTAATAGCACCCAATTTTGCACCCATGTCTGCCACCTGTTCACTCCTTAGTCACTTATCCGCACATTGCCCAGTAAACTGCTTTCTGTAACTAAAACCAGTTCAATCCACAAACAGACATCTCTCATTTAGTCCTGTTACACAAGGCAGCCCTTTTCCTCCTGCTCTATACCAACTGCTGGCACTCTTAATCTGACCTACTGCCTGGGCCTTAGGACACCTCCCGAACCTTTAGTCACTTCATCCACAAGCCTGGCAATGTGGAGTGAGAGTGGCTGAACAAGTACTGGTCATTGTTTCCTTATCAACGGAAACTGGGACTAAATCATCCAAATTAATTTCATGCAGTGCACAAAATGAATGGAAAATCCAGCAGCATGTATAATAAGTAGCCAATAAACTACTGCATTGTTTGTGCCCAAAGCAGATATTCTCCAAAAGAAAACCTAATTTATTCTATCCCTGCATCACTGAAAATTTTCTTCTTTGATCGATGATCATTCATCTTATTGCATAATCTTCTGTTTTAAGCAAGTGCAATGTCACTTTTTTCTATTCACAGCTTCTTCCATTCTTTTATCTTAAGCTGTTTCTTCTTCCCCCGTGCGGTCCCACCGCATTTCAAGttatttcttcctccccccccagcGGTCCCCACCACATCTCCTCCCTAAGGAGTCCTTGCCTCTGATTTTTCACCACCATAGATCATGATCGAATGGGCAACATTCCAACCTCCAGATTTCAGGCTGCTTTGGAATTACAGTGGAACAATTAAACAAAAGCAGTCGCAGGAAAGGTGTTAATGTGTAGTTGATTCTGAGATTATGCATGCATGTGATTGGGAATCAACAGCACATCCATGAAGGGAATGTAATGAGCGATGAGGCAAAATTAAAtgcaatttaaaacaaaactaaaagtgAAGAAACAAACCTTCCAGCTAGGAATCGTTGATGAGCGTGCAGTGCCACCTCCAAGTGAGTGGTTAGAGGGTGGGTTATCAGGGAAAACAGCAGGGGAAGGCCTAGTGTAGGCCCCTGTGTCAGGGATAGTGGGGGTAGAGCCAAACAACACGGGTGAAGTGCACTCACTAGGCAGATGGTAATACACATAACCAGGCATGAACTGCAGATGGAAGAACATGATGTCAGCATGGGCAATAAGTGGACAGCCATCCGACGGTTTTCAAGAGAATAGTTCGGGAAAACACAACTTAACCATATATTTTCCAAAGGAACGCACAAGTTGCATGGCCAACAGTTCAGTTTGCACTGCTCAAAATCCAAAAATTGAATACCGAGGGATTCATAGATGCAACCTGGTAATTTGCTAACCGTGGTAATAGATTTCTCCCCAAAAAAATGTATGCATAAGTTTCCGATTGGAGTTGGACTGAAGGAGTGTGACTAATTGATCCAACTGCAGAAAAATGGTTGCCAATATTGAATCCACTGAAACcacaaacattattattattattagacaagGGTTGCAAAATGAAGATGATTCCCTTGCTACAAACGCAACATCTCCAGTGAGGTTGTCCGTGCCGAGAAGCAACTTCCCTGTGTTAATGGGCAACAGGTTCCATCGCATTGATGTACCAAAGTTTCAAAATCTTAAAGCAATGTGCAGTCTTCTTCAATCAGGGCAGGCAAGCGAAAGCTACCACAAGTGCTTGCTTGGCAAGTTGTGTTTTTGAACAAATTCCCTTGAAACACAGGGTCTCCAAAACCAGAGAAACACTTTCTCAGCCCCCAACAAATCTCTCTCCAACTCCGTAAGTGATTACCCTTTAACCTCACATCCTCTTGGATGCAGATCAATACTGTAAGTTTTCAAAGTATTCACCAACCAGTTCTTGAACTCAACAGTTTCCTTTTGAATCCTTCTGCAACTCTTTCCTAAACTTGTATAACTCACATCATCTCAATTTTGTAATAGGTATGCAGGTATTTTAAGTCAACAGGATATATATACACTCAATCCAATTATCATTCCCAAAAGTGCAGTAGTACGACATCTCTAATCACGTTTATCATGGAAAAGTTAATTTTTTGCACGGAAAGTGTTTTTTTCTGTGCGTCCTCCATTTTTATTGCTTTCCTCTGGGGTTGGCATTTTAAAATTGCTTTGTATATTTTGTGATGTCTGAGAGTCTCAGCCAAATGAAGACACTTTGAGCTTTAAACTTAGGACGGTCCCTTTGGCCCTGTGAATGCTACCTTATAGAATTGTATAGATCTTTTACAAAATGAAGGAATGTTAACCTGAATGGTATGGTCTTAACATTTTAGAGGTGATCTAATCAAGGGGGTTTACATGAAAAGTGCTTTGATATGGTGCAGAAGGGGGAATTCAAAGTCATGAGAAGGCATGGATAGGGTGGATAGTTGCAAATCTTTCCCTGAGGCAGTTGTGTCAGAACGCAAGTTAACTTTGGCGTAGAACTGGTCACCTAGGCATCTCCCCATTTGACCCTGTGATCTGTTGTTTGCGGTATGGCATAGCAGCTTTAGAAGGGATCTGAGGAAGAGTTTTTTTCAACAAGGTGGTTGAATCTAAAATGTAATGAAGAGATGATGGAGGCAGGTACTAATATTTAAGAAGTATCTTGATGAGTACTTAAAATGGTAAGACTTAGAAGGCTACAGGCCAACTGAGGGTCAATGGCTACTAGATTGTCGAGCCAAAGCTCATATTTCTCTGTAGTATGACTACATATCTTAGCCCTCATTGAACTGTTCAGTGAAAACCTTAATAGAAATGTCATGGCTCTATTTCTCTGAAATAAGGACTTTGAATTGTTGGATTGGGAATGCAAATATATCCTATCGACTTTGCTTAAACAAAGCTGAACAAGATATTGATAGAAATGTAGTTACTTATGGAGTACATCTAAAGAAGCAAACACTTTAAAACTTACAGTATCACAAAGAGGGGTGGAAATTGGCCCCAAGCACATGGATTGTGGATTAACCCTAATGTGCTGTACGGCATTTACTTGTTGGTTCCGCAGGCCCGGATGGGAGAGAATTAGCGATGGGTATGGATGATTCACCTTTTCACCACCTGACCACGCTCCGGCTGTGGAGCTAGAACTAACCGAAGTGGGTGAGCTACACTCGCTGACAGACTGACACGTCTCCGATGCCTCAGAGGAAGCCGAGCTCGATGACTTCTGCATTGGATCCGGCGCCAAAGGAGACGAGGTGGAGCAATGAAAGAGAAAGAGACAAAAGCTGGTTAGAATTTCATTATTCAGAGACAGCCCGTTTTTCATGCAATCTCATCGGTTGCCCGTGGctgttccggtttcctcgcatTTCCCAAAGATCAGTGGGAGGGTTAATGAACCCTATTGTAGGCAGATGATGGGAGAGCaggggaagagtggagagagcTGATGAACATGTGACAGAGAATAAGctgcagaagtgagaggttgagggAATGGAATAAACCCCGTGGGCTAAATAGCCTACTTTTATATAATTCTGTAATCTTTAAATCGTACTGCAAAGAATGAGTCCGGAGGAGCAGGTTTTGATGGCTAATTAGCTGAATGGGTGGAGACAACTTTGGATGAATGCTTCAAAACCACAGAGTTACAAGTAACTTCAGAGCTGCTGAGCTGGTTCAGCAAACTTTGCCGGTTTTCAGATGTGTGAAACTAAAAAGCAGACATTTAAATAAAACTGACtcactgctgcggcccgaccacgtagctcggaggctccagctgcagccgcaggtccggtggactgggacatcgggagctcgcggctttccggagctcccgcaacgcgacttctccagcccgtgtcgcggggttggaacgacccggagcggggccgtacatcgcccggcgcggcttaatggccgtgggacattcgaacgcctgccgggggctccaactttgtgacatttagaccgggagcggggccgtacatcgcccggcacggcctaaaatggccgtgggacttatcatcgcccgcctggggcttcgacatcgggagagaaatggagaacaggggagagaaaagactttgccttccatcacagtgggttcactgtgatggatgtttctgtaaattgaattgtgtgtatgtctgtaggaaattgtctttgtttgtatggctatggaaacggagtttcgtttgagcctcactgaggttcaaatgacgtaataaatattgtattgtatattgtattgtattgtattgtacttggcgatttttttcagcgactgtcggcatcattgactgacgtatcagggtcggcgaaagattttgaacatttcaaaatccaggggcaacaaaaaaaaaatgttgcgacacttgaaacatCGCGTatcaatacgtcatcatgccACGTCACCGCCACGACTttatcggtgacctgatacgtcagtcagcgaaaaaaatcgccaagtgggacaggccctttaggatgttTGTGCTGACAATGTTCTCAGTCTATTGTGGATTTAGAATGCTTGCACTGAGAACTGTGACTAACAACATCGTCTGTTTTGTATAAGCAATAAGTATAGGATCACATCAGAATTAATAGAGAGATAGAGCTGGAAAATAGGTCCTTCACTGAATCTGTACCATCTCCCATTTTCCCTAAACATACATTAATCCCATGTCTTATTCTCCACACCGTCTCATGAACTtccccagattctatcactctCTAATTTAATATACCACCGGAATAATTTACTGTGGCcaattacagcagccaattaacctacaaacatgcaactCTTTGCAATATGGAAGGAAgctggatcacccagagaaaacccatgaggtcacagggagaatgtgtaaactctgtacagagagcacagtgtagtcaggatcaaacctgtgtctctggcactgtaatgcagcaactctgccgctgcaccactgtgacgccCAACAAATGGGTTGGTGTGGATTTAGTGGATCAAAGGACTTGCTTCTGTGCTGTGTGGCTCCATGATCAATTGTGCTTTTACTGAATGGAGGAGCCTGTGCGAGGAACCTATTCTTGCTCCTGGGTCTAGGCTCATATCCTTCATTTCATCTACAGGTCCCCACTTGTCCATCTGTTCCTAAACGGTGCAGTAACATTGGTCGGTGTCAAAGCTAAAAAGCGCTTACCTGACTGGTTATATCCGACGGCATGGGTGAGGGAGGCTTGGAGTACATGGCGTCCTGGGATATGAAGCCGGAATCGTGTGACGAGACGCTGGACAGCCGGTTGCTGGAACTGGCAGGCTGGGCCAAACTACGGTAGCGATAGTTTGAGCTTGGCGAATGTGTCTGGGAACCACTGGAGCGGGAAGTGCTACTGTTTGTGCTATTTACACTGCTGGGGAAGGGTGCAGAGGGTaaaagagggtgagggagggaaggaaggaagacaGTTTAAGTCATCAGACTTACCAATAACAAAATTACAGCAAAACAGGAGGCTACAGTCAAAGGGCGGCACAAATTCAtttgtcttatagaaacatcaaaaattcttaagggattgggcaggctagatgcaggataaatattCTCCATgttttgggagtccagaaccaggggtcacagtttaagaataaagggtaggccatttaggactgagatgaggaacatttatttcacccagagagttgtgaatctgtggacttctctgccgtagaaggcagtggaggccaattcactggatgttttcaatagagaattatatttagctctcagggctaactgaatcaaggggtatgggaaaaaagcaggaacgggatactgattttggatgatcagtcatgatcatattgaatggcagtgctggctcgatgggccaaatggcctactcctgcgtcttttTTCTATGCTTCTGGTATAGGTTTTCCCTACTATTTCAAAGGGCATTAAACCAGCATGCTGATGTGACTGGTTAAGGAGGGcaaatttcccaccactgaatGGGTTTTTGCAACAATCCACTTGTTTGGGAGTCTAGCTGTTCTTAGTTTTATTTTTCTGAATATTACATATTATTGAATttattgaatattgaattgaaaAGAATTGAATTTAAACGTCACAGCTACCATGTGAGatttgaactcaggtctctggatgGTTAGTGCAGACTTTGGGGGGTTATAAAGCTGGTAGCTTAATTACTGCATTATCACCTCACCCCATTGATAGGACAATTATGGTATTAATATTAGGTGCTTGGCACGTTTTCCTCCCTCCTATCCTCTCTCCTCGTTTAGATCACAACTTATAACAAGGCCATATC
This sequence is a window from Amblyraja radiata isolate CabotCenter1 chromosome 17, sAmbRad1.1.pri, whole genome shotgun sequence. Protein-coding genes within it:
- the mtss2 gene encoding protein MTSS 2 isoform X14, whose protein sequence is METGMDKECGALGGLFQAVINDMKGSYPIWEDFNAKAAKLHSQLRTTVLAAAAFLDAFQKVADMATNTRGATRDIGSALTRMCMRHRSIEAKLRHFTNALMESLINPLQERIEDWKKSANQLDKDHAKEYKRARHEIKKKSSDTLKLQKKARKGKGDLRPQVENAVQDVNDMYLLLEETEKQAVRKALIEERGRFCTFITFLQPVVDGEIAMLGEITHLQAIVDDLVVQTAEPHKLPPASEQVIKDLKGSDYSWSYQTPPSSPSSSGSRKSSMCSSVNSTNSSTSRSSGSQTHSPSSNYRYRSLAQPASSSNRLSSVSSHDSGFISQDAMYSKPPSPMPSDITSQKSSSSASSEASETCQSVSECSSPTSVSSSSTAGAWSGGEKDWSKPGPYDQPVVNTLQRRKEAAERYREVEAVSATMVYPGISVEDGQRSRVTAASLAAKHGEEISTAASDLAMVLTRGLSLEHQKSSRDSLQYSSGYSTQTTTPSCSEDTIPSQVSDYDCYSVNGDAEGDHQSEFDRSSTIPRNSDITQSYRRMFQTKRPASTAGLPTGSAQSASVTPGVATIRRTPSTKPSVRRALSSAGPIPIRPPIVPVKTPTVPDGQVPVRVGSEESVFFSDDTSPNALDLAKASPKRLSLPNTAWGGGGTVEISVYPGGHLSSEEQQQLAANRHSLVEKIGELVASAQALGEGQFPFPSVLPASDEDLGLPPPPLSPSESPEDMLTAIRRGVKLRRTVTNDRSAPRIL
- the mtss2 gene encoding protein MTSS 2 isoform X17: METGMDKECGALGGLFQAVINDMKGSYPIWEDFNAKAAKLHSQLRTTVLAAAAFLDAFQKVADMATNTRGATRDIGSALTRMCMRHRSIEAKLRHFTNALMESLINPLQERIEDWKKSANQLDKDHAKEYKRARHEIKKKSSDTLKLQKKARKGKGDLRPQVENAVQDVNDMYLLLEETEKQAVRKALIEERGRFCTFITFLQPVVDGEIAMLGEITHLQAIVDDLVVQTAEPHKLPPASEQVIKDLKGSDYSWSYQTPPSSPSSSGSRKSSMCSSVNSTNSSTSRSSGSQTHSPSSNYRYRSLAQPASSSNRLSSVSSHDSGFISQDAMYSKPPSPMPSDITSQKSSSSASSEASETCQSVSECSSPTSDWSKPGPYDQPVVNTLQRRKEAAERYREVEAVSATMVYPGISVEDGQRSRVTAASLAAKHGEEISTAASDLAMVLTRGLSLEHQKSSRDSLQYSSGYSTQTTTPSCSEDTIPSQVSDYDCYSVNGDAEGDHQSEFDRSSTIPRNSDITQSYRRMFQTKRPASTAGLPTGSAQSASVTPGVATIRRTPSTKPSVRRALSSAGPIPIRPPIVPVKTPTVPDGQVPVRVGSEESVFFSDDTSPNALDLAKASPKRLSLPNTAWGGGGTVEISVYPGGHLSSEEQQQLAANRHSLVEKIGELVASAQALGEGQFPFPSVLPASDEDLGLPPPPLSPSESPEDMLTAIRRGVKLRRTVTNDRSAPRIL